The Rhinolophus sinicus isolate RSC01 linkage group LG07, ASM3656204v1, whole genome shotgun sequence genomic interval ACAGGAGACAGTGGTAAGATACGAGGTTTGGGAGTTGATCAGGGTTACAACACATGGTAACAACTCTGAATTTTACTCAGAGTACAAGGGGTAGCACTGAAAAAACTTAGGGCAGTGAATTCATTGCGTTAAATCTCAACCTCAAGATGATTTTTGTCACTGAAAAGAGCCCAGGTTCTAGAGTGAGTGAGATTGCACTGGgtccaaatcttggctctgccatttactatcTGGCTGTTACTATACTTACCTGGGCCTTAGTTATCCCATCTATTAAAGGGGGATGACTGTATCTACCCTCACAGGGatattgtgaggattgaatgagattaTACACATAAAGTAGTAAGATTGCAGAGAAGCCTGGGAAAGGTACAGTTGTCAGATCACCTTTCAACTTCTTGCACAGGGCCACCAGACATCCATCAACCTGTTCACAGTTACGCGGTGACTATTGTGGATATGTGAGAAAAGGCGACCATCTTCAGACCCAAGACAAAACAGCAGATTAAGTGCTAAGGGTTTGCACTGGCATTGGAGAAGCCCACTCCTTGCTCCTAGAAAGAATGCCCTCACTGGTCTGAAAGCATTGACGATAAACCTTATGCTGCTCTCATGGGGTAGCTCAATACCTCAACCAGCCATTCTTTcccaaaggaaacattttatgtattacagaatgatCACTCAAGCGCTTATGTGTCTGATCAAGCCTTCAGGATATTATGAGAAGCTAAAATTAGAAACCTCAGCTTCTTTCATAAACCCTATAAACCATAGTCACTTAaacccaatttttatttttttcagtatgtccaagtataataaaatgtatggGAACTAAACGTTTTGaagaatgagtttttaaaaattagccttTAAAAATTACTGACCCTCTACGGACAATAGTCAGGCCGGGGCTAAGGAGAGGTGGGCAGTAATATACCTGCAGAACTGCGTTGTCTGACACAATAGCCACTAGCACCACGTGGGCTACTGAAGTTtcaagtcattaaaataaaatttaaaattcagggCATCAGTTGCACTGGCTATGTTTCAAGTGCTTAAGATTCCCTGTAGCTGGCAGCTACCACGCTGGACAGTGCGAATGGAGCACATTTCGTCAGTGAAACAGTGAACTTTCCATTAGAAATGTGCTGCTCTAGGACTATCAAGACATATGCATATATCGTGACCGAAATGCATTAGACACCACGGCCACAAGCCTTCCCTAGATAAGCACATAACTATTGTGAGGTTTAAGGCAAAATTAGGATTCAGTAACAGTTCTGGTATCTTTCTTTCTATAAGAGAACTACTGGGCAACCTATTTAGACTTGCATGCTATTTCTGCAAGAGTACCAAAGATATGTCCTACTCTGTATTCCCTGCTCTGACCTCTGGGACACAGCAGGATCTTAACAAGAGCACGTTTGAAACAAACTTGGGGTCAAATCTCAGCTGTCACAAGCTCGGTGACTCTGGACACACTAAACGGTCtcactcagtttcctctcctataCAAAGGGGGACATATTAATAACAAGACCGCTCTAAGGCCTGTGTGAGAATTAACCAACTGGATACaagtaaagcatttagcacagtgcctgcctcaGGAGACACTGAGGGAAGGATGGCTTTGAGAGGGATACCTGGCCTCAGAAGAACATGCTGGACTCCGAATTGTGAGACTTCGGTGTTCCCAAGCATTTTTCTCAGGGTTGGGCTCTTCTATCTTTCTTCCCATCAGGTGGATGGTCTCGGCTGGCAGTGCCCGAGGTCTCTGGTCATTCCTCCGTAAACAGGTCTCGAGAGAACAATCTAAGAAGAGCTGGCAAAAGCCTAATGAATCTGAAAACAATTTGAAACCACAGAAGTTACTGCTGTGCTATTTTCTAATTGTGAAATAAACATATTAGACACATTATTCCAGCCGCAGCAGGGACAACCATGTGCAATACTGAATGAACATCtagctttgaaaatgaagaaaatccatATAAATCTCCCAAACCCATGAAATTCTCACTAAAGACGATAATGATTTTGATATGGGAATATATGTCTCTGTGTGTAAGAAAAAATGGTTTAATTACATTTCCGAGCCAGTTGGTAGACTTCATATCTCATACTTTGATAATAGAAGTTGTCATCTAAAATCAAAAACAAAGGTCTACAAACTGCAGTCTTCGTTAAGAGGTAGCAAGACTGGGCCTCAAGCGCTGCAGAACATAGGAGATCTTGATCCTTTAAGCAGTTTATAAAATCTTCCCACATGGCTTCAGTCCTGTTGGGTGGGGCAGCCATCTGACACCCGTTAATGACAGCCAGCAAGAAGTATTCTATGTACTTCAGCAGTTCCTGTCGAAGCAATTTCCATTGGGATGGCTGTAAAAGACCGAAGCATTGCAACTTACATTAGGCTTTGGCCAGTAAGACAGTCATGCCTCATTGGCACCCCGCCCCAAATGAAAATTTCATCCCACAGGACCATATGGCATCCTCTAAACACAGCTTGTATTCTCATGTCTCACGTCCTCCTATATAccgttccctctgcctggaagactCCTCCCCAATGATTAGTTCTCCGTGAACTCTTCTCAGACTCCACTATGCAGAAGGCAGCTCAGACCCTCCCTGACTTATCACGACACCCTGTTCTGTGTGAGTCGGGTTTCCACTCTAGCAGGGTTTCCACTGTTTAGGCATTTGTTTGCATGTCTCTCTGTCCCTGCTCGTCCAGTAGACACCCAGCCTCCAGCAGAGAGTCTGCCACCAATCGGTGCTCTGGacatgtatattaaataattgaataacGAAATGAGTgaataatgaaagaatgaaaagctgTTACCatccaggagaaaggaaaagccaaAATCAGTATCTTGCCAAAATAAATTAGGCTGGCTATGATACAGCAACGCTGGTTTGCCTTTGAAATGAGAAAAGTTCTGGACATAAAGGATCAGCTGAAAGGTCCCTGGGTCAAGAGGAAAAGACCTCAGGCTAACAGGGTTGGAAAGGGACGGGGAAAGATGGAGGAAGCAGATTGAGGGGAAGAGAGTAAATAGCTTGAAAATACAAGTAACCTTGTGCGCTCAAGGGCTGTGTACAGCACGGACAGAGTCATGAGGTCAAACACACGACAGGAGATCAGCGTCCCTCTCTTGCCTGTCCTTGCTTTACCACCTCACTGAGGTTACAGCACATACAACAAATACATCAGCTAAATCCAATAAAAagagggatcacttcctaaaaGGTGAGAGATCCTTCTCATGTGATTAGATGAATCCCATGGCCTTTATCTATAGGGGGAGAGTgggaaaaaaaactaagaaaagcaaggaaaagcCCAGCAAATACAACAATCCCCATCAATAACTTTTAGCTTTCTCCAGAGTGGTGAAAATACTATCATCTAAGTAAACTGGTGCTGCCAGGGGCCTGATACTGTATTCACCTCACAATTAACCAAGAAAAGGGAAGTATGTAACTTTGGTGGAGTGGTCCAAAATTTTTCCTTGTCagatatactgtattcttacataTAGGAGGTCTGGcaatgaagtttgtgaacttgttgcaacgatgttgccaaccttctttgatatcagagggatcattcattatgaatttgtaccaactggacaaacagttaaccaagtttactttttggaagtgctgaaaaggctgcgtgtgttagacaacctgaacttttcgccaacgattcatggctcttgcatcacaacaatgcaccagctcacacagcactgtctgtgacggagcttttagccagtaaacaaataactgtattggaacaccctccctactcacctgatctggcccccaatgacttctttctttacccaaagataaaggaaatattgaaaggaagacattttgaggacatcaagggtaatacgacgatagctctgatggccattccagaaaaagagttccaagattgctttgaagggtggactaggcaatggcagtgcttagcttcccaaggggtgtactttgaaggtgaccatagtgatattcagcaatgaggtatgcagcactttttctaggatcagttcgtgaacttaattgtctgaccgtgGATATAGAGTGGAATCAcatcatatttgcattttatttatgtgaattCATCTACACTCAGGCActaaatgacaaaaataactttaaaatttttagaatatttcaacCAAAGAGTATTTGCTCTAGAGTGAGCATGAGATATGGGAGACATGAATCTACTCTCCCCTCAGGTCTCAGTTTTCACACGTGTCTCCAAGAGGATGCAGCTCAGTGCTGAGTGTGATCGAGGGCTTAAAGAGAAGCATGTACTTGGAACACACAAGTAGGTCCCTAAATACAAGCCCATTACTTTATCTGGTGGTCTACTAAGGAACAGCCATCTTTTCCTATGCTGGCAGATGCAAGTTTACCGAGATGAGTAAGCTTGAGCTTCAGAGGCTGGGTCCTTCATTTGAACAGCCTCTTTATCGTCATAGCAATTTTGTTCCTTATCGTTTTGTAtgctttttcttccccaaactgcATAAACTTCAAGCCCCACAAAACCTGGATTCACTCCTGGCTGCATGTTAAACTGGCTGTGGTTGGAATTTTTTAGAGATTCTATCCCTCTTCTGCGAACAATCTTCCCAAAGGATTTTCAAGAGTGTATTTGCCTATGGGGGATTTCCACCTTGCACGCTGACTTCAGAACCTAACCCTGTCTTAAGACTTCACTGTacagaatatacatatatgtccCCAAAGTACATATAAACCTCTACAACGAATTACTCCAAGATGGAGTCAACGCCTTCTATTatgttggtgccaaagtaattgcgggttaaaaataattgcaaaaaccgcaattactttggcaccaacctaataggttaAAGCAGCTGCACTGTCCTCCAACCCCAGTCTCTCCGCTCTGCTAGGGCTCCCCGCTCCCACGTCGGGTATCACCCAGTACACAGAGGAGCTTGTACATTTCCTTCCGTGGCACAGTCTAGGCCCCGCCCCCTCGTACTGACCAATGGCCGTGCGCTCGCCTCCGCGAGGAACGCGTCTGGCATGATGTCATCATAGGCGACGACGCCGACGGCCCAGCCCCGCTCCTGCCGCAGCTGGTGGCTGAGCGCCCGCGCGAAGGTCGACTTTCCTGCTGCGGGGAGGCCGCAGAGGACGCAGAGTCCCAGCTTCCGCGGGCCCTCGCCGCACGCCTCGCCGGCGTCCGCGCCGCGCTTCATGCCGCCCCGGAGCCCGGAGGCGGCGGGACGCAGACTCCGGAGCCGTCCTCCGCCGCGCACGCGCAGTTCCCCAACGCCCGCCTGCTCCGCCTGGCGCCGCAATGGAGCAACGGGCGAGTCTTTGAGTCCTGAAGGATGCGTGGTGCGGGCTGGGTCGTGGTCCCGTGGTGACCTGAAGCGCTGACGCTGTTCTCCGTGAGGCCAGCCCTTTAGGCTGGAGAGACCGCGGCGACGCGTTTCCCAACTGCTGGACATTTCCTAGAGTCAGAGAGTTGAACTTAACCTTTAGGTAGAATCCTCCTCCCTGCCGCAACCTGAAAGCCCTTAGGATGTGCACCTCGAGTTCGTTACGATGAAGCCCCCCAGCCAGGAGAATCACAGGAGACTGTACCTCTACCTCCGCGGTCTCTGGAAGGTCAATTACTGGAAATGAAAGAATAGGCGGCGAAGGTGACGGTCGGACACCCGCGCTCCGCCGCCCCTGCTTGATGTGTGATGGGCAGGAAGGCAAAGTGATGTTAGTTGCGCCCTAACGCCACGAGTGGGTAGCAAGTGTGAGGAAATCGGGCAGGGAAGGAACATCCCCAGACCTCAATTGCAATGTATTCCTGCAGAGGACAATGGGTATTttagtgttaaaaaacaaatactaagCTGTagagagataataaaacaaattcctTGTATGGGGATACGGTGTAGAAAAATTGAATTCCGAGTTTCACCTCGATTTAGGGGGTTAGTTTTTACTCGTAAGGAAGTATAGTCAAAATGTGAACAATTGAGGTTAGAATCAGTGTATACTGGGGCAAAATACAACCAATAACTCAGTACCAAATCATATAAGTTGTGATTACAGAGCAAGTACACATACATTATCTTTTCTCTTGAACTGAAGGTGAGCATTGAGTTAAACATACtcttcattttattacattttgtcCTTGGTCCAGTGCACAATTCCTCTCCttaatttattgttcttttatccCCCATCCTCCAACCCACATCCGTTTCCTCCCCCTACTCCGGCAacgtttttttttccccaacacgttatttttgtttgtttattttttaagatagactattttttaaagcagttttaggttcacagcaaaattgagcagaaagtacagggAGGTCCCATATACCTCTACCCACTATCCCGCAGTCTCCCACTAGCAATGTCTTCCCCACACCCtccagagtggtgcatttgttacagtCAATGAACCTACACATTATCacccaaaatccatagtttacactgggttcactcttgatgttatacattctgtgagttttgacaaatgtgtaatgacatacatccaccattatagtgtcatacagGATAGTTTGTCTTAAAAGTCCTCTGTGTtctacctattcatccctcctatCACCTAACCCCTGGCACCTGCTGATGTTTTcagtctccatagttttaccttttccagaatgtcatatagttggaatcatgtaGGCTTTTTagatttgcttctttcatttagtaatatgcacttaagtttcctctgtgtcttttcatggcttgagagCTCACATCTTTTGAGagggaataatattccattgtctgaataaaccacaatttatttatccattcacctactgaaggacatcttggttgcttgcaagttttagcaattatgaataaagctgctgtaaacgtGTGCAGATTTTGGTGTAGCTGTAAGTTTTCAGTTTGGATAAATACCACGGAGCAGGATTACTGGATCTTGTGGTAAGagcatgtttaattttgtaagaatgCCAAACTGTTCCTTCGTGGCTGCACCatgttgcattcccaccagcgatgACAGACTGCCTGTTGTTCCGCATCCTTGTCAATATTTCTTGTCAATGTTTTAGattttaaccattctaacaggtgtgaagtagtatctcatgttttttaatttgcaattccctaaaaatgcatgatgttgagcatattttcatgtttatttaccatctgtacatcttttttggtgaggtgtctgttcaaatcttttgcccatttttaaattgggttgttcattttcttattgtttccaatatttttaagTTACAATCATGATATGAATAACCTTGGGCATATCTATATTTCTGCATTATTTGAGATGTGTCATCAGTTAATTCTTAGAAATAGGATTGCAGAGTC includes:
- the PSTK gene encoding L-seryl-tRNA(Sec) kinase isoform X4, with amino-acid sequence MSSSWETRRRGLSSLKGWPHGEQRQRFRSPRDHDPARTTHPSGLKDSPVAPLRRQAEQAGVGELRVRGGGRLRSLRPAASGLRGGMKRGADAGEACGEGPRKLGLCVLCGLPAAGKSTFARALSHQLRQERGWAVGVVAYDDIMPDAFLAEASARPLPSQWKLLRQELLKYIEYFLLAVINGCQMAAPPNRTEAMWEDFINCLKDQDLLCSAALEAQSCYLLTKTAVCRPLFLILDDNFYYQSMRYEVYQLARKYSLGFCQLFLDCSLETCLRRNDQRPRALPAETIHLMGRKIEEPNPEKNAWEHRSLTIRSPACSSEASPELTDLLLTALENPVKYAEDNVEQKETDRIICSTNILHQADQTLRRIISQTMKEAKEKHWMQLATHLWVTIQNMKNRGLEQQWQHD
- the PSTK gene encoding L-seryl-tRNA(Sec) kinase isoform X2, producing MSSSWETRRRGLSSLKGWPHGEQRQRFRSPRDHDPARTTHPSGLKDSPVAPLRRQAEQAGVGELRVRGGGRLRSLRPAASGLRGGMKRGADAGEACGEGPRKLGLCVLCGLPAAGKSTFARALSHQLRQERGWAVGVVAYDDIMPDAFLAEASARPLPSQWKLLRQELLKYIEYFLLAVINGCQMAAPPNRTEAMWEDFINCLKDQDLLCSAALEAQSCYLLTKTAVCRPLFLILDDNFYYQSMRYEVYQLARKYSLGFCQLFLDCSLETCLRRNDQRPRALPAETIHLMGRKIEEPNPEKNAWEHRSLTIRSPACSSEASPELTDLLLTALENPVKYAEDNVEQKETDRIICSTNILHQADQTLRRIISQTMKEAKDEQVLPYNLKLLAEELNKLKTEFLEDLRQGNKKYLCFQQTIDISDVISSFHYEKDKMSAKRKLFC
- the PSTK gene encoding L-seryl-tRNA(Sec) kinase isoform X5 gives rise to the protein MSSSWETRRRGLSSLKGWPHGEQRQRFRSPRDHDPARTTHPSGLKDSPVAPLRRQAEQAGVGELRVRGGGRLRSLRPAASGLRGGMKRGADAGEACGEGPRKLGLCVLCGLPAAGKSTFARALSHQLRQERGWAVGVVAYDDIMPDAFLAEASARPLPSQWKLLRQELLKYIEYFLLAVINGCQMAAPPNRTEAMWEDFINCLKDQDLLCSAALEAQSCYLLTKTAVCRPLFLILDDNFYYQSMRYEVYQLARKYSLGFCQLFLDCSLETCLRRNDQRPRALPAETIHLMGRKIEEPNPEKNAWEHRSLTIRSPACSSEASPELTDLLLTALENPVKYAEDNVEQKETDRIICSTNILHQADQTLRRIISQTMKEAKDKMSAKRKLFC
- the PSTK gene encoding L-seryl-tRNA(Sec) kinase isoform X6, with protein sequence MSSSWETRRRGLSSLKGWPHGEQRQRFRSPRDHDPARTTHPSGLKDSPVAPLRRQAEQAGVGELRVRGGGRLRSLRPAASGLRGGMKRGADAGEACGEGPRKLGLCVLCGLPAAGKSTFARALSHQLRQERGWAVGVVAYDDIMPDAFLAEASARPLPSQWKLLRQELLKYIEYFLLAVINGCQMAAPPNRTEAMWEDFINCLKDQDLLCSAALEAQSCYLLTKTAVCRPLFLILDDNFYYQSMRYEVYQLARKYSLGFCQLFLDCSLETCLRRNDQRPRALPAETIHLMGRKIEEPNPEKNAWEHRSLTIRSPACSSEASPELTDLLLTALENPVKYAEDNVEQKETDRIICSTNILHQADQTLRRIISQTMKEAKESWDY
- the PSTK gene encoding L-seryl-tRNA(Sec) kinase isoform X3, which translates into the protein MSSSWETRRRGLSSLKGWPHGEQRQRFRSPRDHDPARTTHPSGLKDSPVAPLRRQAEQAGVGELRVRGGGRLRSLRPAASGLRGGMKRGADAGEACGEGPRKLGLCVLCGLPAAGKSTFARALSHQLRQERGWAVGVVAYDDIMPDAFLAEASARPLPSQWKLLRQELLKYIEYFLLAVINGCQMAAPPNRTEAMWEDFINCLKDQDLLCSAALEAQSCYLLTKTAVCRPLFLILDDNFYYQSMRYEVYQLARKYSLGFCQLFLDCSLETCLRRNDQRPRALPAETIHLMGRKIEEPNPEKNAWEHRSLTIRSPACSSEASPELTDLLLTALENPVKYAEDNVEQKETDRIICSTNILHQADQTLRRIISQTMKEAKDEQVLPYNLKLLAEELNKLKTEFLEDLRQGNKKYLCFQQTIDISDVISSFHYEKESWDY
- the PSTK gene encoding L-seryl-tRNA(Sec) kinase isoform X1, with the protein product MSSSWETRRRGLSSLKGWPHGEQRQRFRSPRDHDPARTTHPSGLKDSPVAPLRRQAEQAGVGELRVRGGGRLRSLRPAASGLRGGMKRGADAGEACGEGPRKLGLCVLCGLPAAGKSTFARALSHQLRQERGWAVGVVAYDDIMPDAFLAEASARPLPSQWKLLRQELLKYIEYFLLAVINGCQMAAPPNRTEAMWEDFINCLKDQDLLCSAALEAQSCYLLTKTAVCRPLFLILDDNFYYQSMRYEVYQLARKYSLGFCQLFLDCSLETCLRRNDQRPRALPAETIHLMGRKIEEPNPEKNAWEHRSLTIRSPACSSEASPELTDLLLTALENPVKYAEDNVEQKETDRIICSTNILHQADQTLRRIISQTMKEAKDEQVLPYNLKLLAEELNKLKTEFLEDLRQGNKKYLCFQQTIDISDVISSFHYEKGNIVQKYFSKQC
- the PSTK gene encoding L-seryl-tRNA(Sec) kinase isoform X7 gives rise to the protein MSSSWETRRRGLSSLKGWPHGEQRQRFRSPRDHDPARTTHPSGLKDSPVAPLRRQAEQAGVGELRVRGGGRLRSLRPAASGLRGGMKRGADAGEACGEGPRKLGLCVLCGLPAAGKSTFARALSHQLRQERGWAVGVVAYDDIMPDAFLAEASARPLPSQWKLLRQELLKYIEYFLLAVINGCQMAAPPNRTEAMWEDFINCLKDQDLLCSAALEAQSCYLLTKTAVCRPLFLILDDNFYYQSMRYEVYQLARKYSLGFCQLFLDCSLETCLRRNDQRPRALPAETIHLMGRKIEEPNPEKNAWEHRSLTIRSPACSSEASPELTDLLLTALENPVKYAEDNVEQKETDRIICSTNILHQADQTLRRIISQTMKEAKGQRI